The Zalophus californianus isolate mZalCal1 chromosome X, mZalCal1.pri.v2, whole genome shotgun sequence genome window below encodes:
- the LOC113915748 gene encoding melanoma-associated antigen 8-like has protein sequence MPLGQRGELWKLEEDPGPAQGLVEAQLAGAGEEEVPRAPSSFSASASSQSEATSGSCSALFLVPSEEGSAAGFQRRPQSSLSARPSPTAQAATACSQPDQGSSSSDEEGTSPFVEPEEPQPGLQNLLQGKLAELVEFLLLKYHTKEPTSQAEMLEIVGKDAQDAFPVILGQASECMQLVFGMDVKEVDPSDHSYVLVPVLGLTYDGMLSGEEGVPKTGLLVVLLGVILLHGDHAPEEEVWETLGVMGVYAGQEHVIYGEPRELLTKVWVQEGYVEYRQVPGSDPARYEFLWGPRAHAETSKLQMLEYLLRVRCGQPASSLALSEEAVRDEEEGA, from the coding sequence ATGCCCCTGGGTCAGAGGGGTGAGCTCTGGAAGCTGGAGGAAGACCCGGGCCCGGCCCAGGGCCTGGTGGAGGCACagctggcaggggctggggaggaggaggtcccccgcgccccctcctccttctccgcTTCGGCCTCCTCCCAGTCCGAGGccacatctggctcctgctctgctctgtttCTGGTCCCCTCAGAGGAGGGGTCTGCTGCTGGGTTCCAGAGGCGTCCCCAGAGCTCTCTGagtgcccgcccctcccccactgcccaggcAGCCACTGCCTGCAGCCAGCCTGACCAGGGCTCCAGCAGCTCCGATGAGGAGGGGACGAGCCCCTTCGTGGAGCCCGAAGAACCCCAGCCGGGGCTCCAAAACCTACTCCAGGGGAAGCTGGCCGAGCTGGTGGAGTTCCTGCTCCTCAAGTATCACACCAAGGAGCCGACCAGCCAGGCAGAGATGCTGGAGATCGTCGGTAAGGATGCCCAGGATGCCTTCCCTGTGATCTTGGGCCAGGCCTCTGAGTGCATGCAGCTGGTCTTTGGTATGGATGTGAAGGAAGTGGACCCCAGCGACCACTCCTACGTCCTGGTCCCCGTCCTGGGCCTCACCTATGATGGGATGCTGAGCGGTGAGGAGGGAGTGCCCAAGACCGGCCTCCTGGTGGTGCTCCTGGGGGTGATCCTCCTGCATGGCGACCATGCCCCCGAGGAGGAGGTGTGGGAAACGCTGGGGGTCATGGGGGTGTATGCCGGCCAGGAGCACGTCATCTACGGGGAGCCCAGGGAGCTCCTCACCAAGGTCTGGGTGCAGGAAGGGTACGTGGAGTACCGGCAGGTGCCCGGCAGCGACCCTGCCCGCTACGAGTTCCTGTGGGGTCCCAGGGCCCACGCCGAAACCAGCAAGTTGCAAATGCTGGAGTATTTGCTCCGGGTCAGGTGCGGGCAGCCGGCTTCCTCCCTGGCCCTGTCTGAAGAGGCTGtgagagatgaggaagagggGGCCTGA